A genomic window from Candidatus Melainabacteria bacterium includes:
- a CDS encoding glycoside hydrolase family 3 protein — protein sequence MAEDIEIKLGQLFFVGFCGYSLSKEIKDFFKTVQPGGIVFFEHNVKSKKQVRKLIKDINKFFKIKPFIAVDQEGGRIERLKKICTSVPSLWELSKLGADKVLEAQKIIINELLELGFNMNFAPVLDINSNPKNLVIGRRAISNDPEIVTKIGCKIIDLYLKRNIIPVIKHFPGHGDTDVDSHLALPILNKSKNQLNNFELLPFKKAIKNNAPVIMVGHIQLPKIEKDKKRPASLSKNILLDLLRDELKFKGLIITDELGMKAVSKNYSLEAAVYEAINVGANMLLFNQKENRITRSYKHVKEKLTRELLNKVEESYKRIITIKNKFLLTSS from the coding sequence GTGGCTGAAGATATTGAGATTAAACTAGGTCAACTTTTCTTTGTTGGTTTTTGTGGATATTCTTTATCAAAAGAAATAAAAGATTTTTTTAAAACAGTTCAACCAGGTGGAATAGTTTTTTTTGAACATAATGTTAAAAGCAAGAAGCAAGTTAGAAAGCTAATTAAGGATATAAATAAATTTTTTAAAATAAAACCATTTATTGCTGTTGACCAGGAAGGTGGTCGTATTGAAAGACTTAAAAAGATTTGTACTTCAGTACCAAGCCTTTGGGAACTTAGCAAGCTTGGAGCAGATAAAGTTTTAGAAGCACAAAAAATAATTATTAATGAACTGCTTGAACTTGGTTTTAATATGAATTTTGCACCTGTTTTAGATATAAACTCAAATCCTAAAAATCTTGTTATAGGAAGAAGAGCAATAAGCAATGATCCTGAAATTGTTACAAAAATTGGCTGTAAAATAATTGATTTGTATTTAAAGAGAAATATTATTCCTGTTATAAAACATTTTCCAGGGCATGGGGATACGGATGTTGATTCACATTTAGCCCTTCCAATTTTAAATAAAAGTAAAAATCAATTAAACAATTTTGAACTTTTACCTTTTAAAAAAGCAATTAAAAACAATGCCCCAGTCATAATGGTTGGACATATTCAATTACCAAAAATTGAAAAGGATAAAAAAAGGCCAGCATCCTTGTCAAAAAATATTTTGCTGGATTTGCTTAGAGATGAACTAAAATTTAAAGGATTAATTATTACTGATGAGTTAGGTATGAAAGCAGTTAGTAAGAACTACTCTTTAGAGGCTGCTGTTTATGAAGCAATTAATGTTGGTGCTAATATGCTTTTATTTAACCAGAAAGAAAATCGCATTACTCGATCATACAAGCACGTTAAAGAAAAATTAACAAGGGAGCTTTTAAACAAAGTTGAAGAATCATATAAAAGAATAATCACAATAAAAAACAAATTCCTCTTAACTTCCTCTTAA
- a CDS encoding flagellar FliJ family protein, producing MPFRYRLEKVLKIREEELDDAIIAMREAEDHLREVSYELSITIEKRNEMHAELIKEGLAHANLYVMRIKQLNEKIASLEKELQAAQDALFKAREEVKEAKIRLEALKRHKERKYKEYTNEENRKERIMLDEIGILKHTRELLESKEGE from the coding sequence ATGCCATTTAGATATCGTTTAGAAAAAGTACTAAAGATCAGAGAAGAAGAACTCGATGATGCAATCATTGCAATGAGAGAAGCAGAAGATCATCTAAGAGAAGTCTCTTATGAACTAAGTATAACTATTGAAAAACGAAATGAGATGCATGCTGAATTAATTAAAGAAGGATTAGCACATGCAAATCTTTATGTAATGAGGATTAAGCAATTAAATGAAAAAATTGCTTCCTTAGAAAAAGAACTACAAGCTGCCCAGGATGCACTCTTCAAAGCAAGAGAAGAAGTAAAAGAAGCAAAAATAAGGCTTGAAGCTTTAAAAAGACACAAAGAAAGAAAATATAAAGAATATACAAATGAAGAAAACAGAAAAGAAAGAATTATGCTTGATGAAATTGGGATCTTAAAACATACCAGGGAACTTTTAGAAAGTAAAGAAGGAGAATAA
- a CDS encoding ATP phosphoribosyltransferase regulatory subunit, giving the protein MKKTFLRNPKGSRDWLPNEVIKQEFVRRSLVKVFELWGYRPIQTPILISWDTLSQGSSKLADVAFKLMGEHGELLALRADLTTPIARVTAERMQKEKLPFRFYYVGKVFRYHARKTTNERELYQVGIELIGSKEGISDLECLQVLLDSLSKLKLKKYLVLFNHSTLWVELFKCFGNIAQELYKALSKKDLILFNLILSKSKLSNKEKEFWSRLIQVRGNKDAIKEIKQLAKLVKRLKIKKIISYFEKILNLFENNIEIDLSLTSDVDYYTGIYFEVITPFLGRNIGSGGRYDELISKFGFNTPAIGFSFCLEDLLLTLENQSHKFLDFKPPELIAKGRNIKNTFKAIKKLHSRNKNATIKI; this is encoded by the coding sequence ATGAAGAAAACTTTTTTACGAAATCCAAAAGGTTCAAGAGATTGGCTTCCAAATGAAGTAATTAAACAAGAGTTTGTAAGAAGATCTCTTGTTAAAGTATTTGAACTTTGGGGATACAGACCTATTCAAACTCCAATACTTATTAGCTGGGATACTTTAAGTCAAGGCAGTAGTAAACTTGCCGATGTTGCTTTTAAATTAATGGGTGAGCATGGAGAACTTTTAGCGTTAAGGGCTGATTTAACTACACCTATTGCTAGAGTTACTGCAGAAAGGATGCAGAAAGAAAAGTTACCATTTAGATTTTATTATGTTGGAAAAGTATTTAGATATCATGCAAGAAAAACAACAAACGAACGCGAGCTTTATCAAGTTGGGATTGAGCTTATTGGCTCAAAAGAAGGAATTTCAGATTTAGAATGCTTACAAGTACTTTTAGATAGTTTAAGTAAACTTAAACTTAAAAAATATCTTGTCTTGTTTAATCACTCAACATTATGGGTTGAACTATTTAAATGTTTTGGAAATATTGCTCAAGAACTTTATAAAGCTTTGTCTAAAAAAGATTTAATCTTGTTTAATTTAATCCTTTCTAAATCCAAACTTTCAAACAAAGAAAAAGAATTTTGGAGTAGATTAATTCAAGTTAGAGGAAATAAAGATGCAATTAAAGAAATCAAGCAATTAGCAAAGCTTGTCAAAAGATTAAAGATAAAAAAAATAATTTCTTATTTTGAAAAAATTTTAAACTTATTTGAAAATAATATTGAAATAGATTTAAGTTTAACTAGTGATGTTGATTATTATACGGGGATTTATTTTGAGGTTATTACTCCTTTTTTAGGAAGAAATATCGGTTCGGGTGGTAGATACGATGAGCTAATCAGCAAGTTTGGATTTAATACTCCTGCTATTGGTTTTTCTTTTTGTTTAGAAGATTTACTTTTAACTTTAGAAAATCAATCACATAAATTCCTAGACTTTAAGCCTCCTGAACTTATTGCAAAAGGAAGAAACATAAAAAATACTTTTAAAGCAATTAAAAAACTACACTCGAGAAACAAGAACGCAACAATAAAAATATGA
- a CDS encoding flagellar hook basal-body protein, which produces MYNISTLAANAAQSALEQIDFLTSNVINGETPGYNGKRFTFRDYLFGGTIEDAGYSWRQGKEMVRVGEPTKMMLRGKGFFTMLNPGNNEIVYTRLGDFHFDRNGYLASNEGFTLLGTPLQSNVQPHGNSGYAKLGPRAEFDIFADPFNSPAKREYAQVSSGGAIGKPQPINLAVDPTNGLYLGKYEKIRIDKSGVIWGKYGDSEVSLYKVTLRNFQNLNGLKNFRDVYWKQTSESGPALPSNALVFNEALEKSNVWTKVEIDSIIEAQRQYTAAINAHKVADKLLQQAVELVG; this is translated from the coding sequence ATGTACAACATATCAACACTAGCAGCAAATGCAGCACAATCAGCGTTAGAACAAATTGACTTTTTAACTTCTAACGTAATTAATGGTGAAACACCAGGCTATAACGGTAAGAGATTTACCTTTAGAGACTATTTATTTGGTGGCACAATTGAAGATGCTGGTTATTCCTGGAGACAAGGCAAAGAAATGGTAAGAGTAGGTGAACCTACAAAGATGATGCTTAGAGGCAAGGGCTTTTTCACTATGTTAAATCCAGGAAATAATGAGATTGTGTACACAAGACTTGGTGATTTTCATTTTGATAGAAACGGTTACTTAGCTTCCAACGAAGGTTTTACATTACTTGGAACTCCTCTCCAATCAAATGTTCAGCCACATGGAAATTCTGGATATGCAAAGTTAGGACCAAGAGCTGAATTTGATATATTTGCAGATCCATTTAATAGTCCTGCAAAAAGAGAATATGCACAAGTTAGTTCAGGTGGAGCAATTGGAAAACCACAACCAATTAATCTAGCTGTTGATCCTACTAATGGTTTATATCTTGGAAAATATGAAAAAATTAGAATTGATAAAAGTGGTGTAATTTGGGGGAAGTATGGTGACAGTGAAGTATCACTGTATAAAGTAACACTACGAAATTTCCAAAATTTAAATGGATTAAAAAACTTCCGTGATGTTTACTGGAAACAAACTTCTGAAAGTGGTCCTGCATTACCATCTAATGCACTTGTTTTTAATGAAGCATTAGAAAAATCCAATGTCTGGACTAAAGTAGAAATTGACTCCATTATTGAAGCACAAAGACAATACACTGCAGCAATTAATGCACATAAAGTTGCTGACAAATTGCTTCAACAAGCTGTTGAACTTGTTGGTTAA
- a CDS encoding prohibitin family protein has product MNKESLTALGMAILISLVLIFSGSLIKIIPAGHAGVVFNLFGGVEKRVLNEGVNFVIPFVEAVTTYDARKISYTFSDNLERSSVGQSIKCQTNDGQQIDIDLTVIAHLDKNKTWKIHQDLGRDYAQKLIVPQSRSIIRNIVAKYPIDTVYTSSRAGLAKDVEHALRKSFLKSGLYLDELLIRGITFSPAFAEAVERKQIALQESQRQNWIKKTAEREKERKIIEGEGDARALSVKGQALSLDPRIAELEFLEQIEQRETEIPIITGAMNVILSIGELLNEPLRTLPNNTKE; this is encoded by the coding sequence ATGAATAAAGAGAGCTTAACAGCATTAGGAATGGCAATATTAATTTCTCTTGTATTAATTTTTAGTGGTTCACTAATTAAAATTATTCCAGCAGGACATGCAGGTGTAGTGTTTAACTTATTTGGTGGAGTAGAAAAAAGAGTATTAAATGAAGGAGTTAATTTTGTTATTCCATTTGTTGAAGCAGTAACAACTTATGATGCAAGAAAGATCTCTTATACATTTTCTGACAATCTCGAAAGAAGTTCAGTAGGACAAAGTATTAAATGCCAAACCAATGATGGACAACAAATTGACATTGACCTGACAGTAATTGCACACTTAGATAAAAATAAAACATGGAAAATCCATCAGGATTTAGGAAGAGACTATGCTCAAAAACTTATAGTCCCTCAATCAAGAAGCATAATTAGAAATATAGTTGCTAAGTATCCAATTGACACTGTTTATACATCTTCAAGAGCAGGCCTAGCTAAGGATGTAGAACATGCACTTAGAAAATCTTTTTTAAAAAGCGGACTTTACTTAGATGAATTATTAATCAGGGGGATTACTTTTTCACCTGCATTTGCAGAAGCAGTTGAAAGAAAACAAATTGCACTTCAGGAATCTCAAAGGCAAAATTGGATTAAAAAAACTGCTGAACGAGAGAAAGAAAGAAAAATTATTGAAGGCGAAGGTGATGCAAGAGCTTTATCAGTAAAAGGACAAGCACTTAGCTTGGATCCACGTATTGCAGAACTTGAATTCTTAGAGCAAATTGAACAAAGAGAAACTGAGATTCCAATAATCACTGGAGCAATGAATGTAATATTATCTATTGGTGAACTATTAAACGAACCTCTAAGAACATTGCCAAATAATACAAAAGAATAA
- a CDS encoding prephenate dehydrogenase/arogenate dehydrogenase family protein, with the protein MLKENKTKCIAIIGLGLIGGSLAKALKGKGYTVIGITRNPKTIKLAKKEKAIDIGSTKPDSKVLKKADVIFIATPLRFIPDYIKKIAALKLKKEVIVTDVGSTKVKICKIAKQYFLPSRRFAVSPARFFIGGHPMAGTEHAGFSASKKDLFKNCTWILTPTDKNKKLIKGIKKIITRIHAKPIITTPEKHDKAVALISHFPLLVSIGLCQLVKNTNDKKLKKLAMTIASSGFRDTTRIAGGNPEMSLGLLTSNSNELVQLLPRYFKELKKALKLATLKNLKSIQEWRNSLFIS; encoded by the coding sequence ATGCTAAAAGAAAATAAAACTAAATGCATAGCAATAATTGGACTTGGCTTAATTGGTGGGTCACTTGCAAAAGCATTAAAAGGAAAAGGTTACACAGTAATTGGAATAACAAGAAATCCTAAGACAATAAAACTTGCTAAAAAAGAAAAAGCAATTGACATAGGCTCTACAAAACCAGATTCTAAGGTACTCAAAAAAGCAGATGTAATTTTTATTGCAACTCCTTTAAGATTTATACCTGATTATATAAAAAAAATCGCAGCTCTAAAATTAAAAAAAGAAGTTATAGTTACTGATGTAGGAAGTACAAAAGTTAAAATATGTAAGATTGCAAAACAATACTTTTTGCCGTCTCGTCGTTTCGCCGTTTCGCCAGCTCGTTTCTTCATAGGTGGTCATCCAATGGCAGGTACCGAGCACGCTGGATTTAGTGCATCTAAAAAAGATCTTTTTAAAAATTGTACATGGATTTTAACTCCTACTGATAAAAATAAGAAATTAATTAAAGGAATTAAAAAAATTATTACAAGAATTCATGCTAAGCCAATAATAACTACTCCAGAAAAACATGACAAGGCTGTAGCACTGATTAGCCATTTTCCTTTACTTGTTTCAATAGGACTTTGCCAGTTAGTTAAAAATACAAATGATAAAAAATTAAAAAAGTTAGCCATGACTATTGCATCAAGTGGTTTTAGAGATACAACAAGAATTGCAGGGGGGAATCCTGAAATGAGTTTAGGTTTACTTACTTCAAACTCTAATGAACTTGTACAACTTTTACCTCGGTACTTTAAAGAATTAAAAAAAGCACTTAAGTTAGCAACCTTAAAAAATCTAAAATCTATTCAAGAATGGAGAAATAGTTTATTTATTTCCTAA
- a CDS encoding TIGR00303 family protein, giving the protein MLKTYTDQKSSLFITKWKDCQTFVSKVKSQRPLFILVIASTETALIPGISSAGQNVELLKLTPALDADFLLSKKEEFKNQLPVSPSGIPSPVIISKAMIDLLDLDISVIDVGAFVKPKGEHISLNMGTSKCITTGNALGPIKTSFLFQKGEKLISNFNAYPYVVIGECVPGGTTTALSVLCALGINAFDLVNSSSPEGNNLWKNQTVKDALLTNANLFSRVNKNPLKAVDYFGDPMQAFVCGLIKGAQKVNKPILLAGGSQMLAVYYLAKKVLGYSPYDVAVATTSWITNDKNAKTKKLAELVDAPLTSSNVHFKDSKCQGLYAYENGHIKEGVGAGGLMVVADWYKNLTQEEIVSKIENVYCNYSAGSAELSLLEPAFHRPLGLPK; this is encoded by the coding sequence ATGCTAAAAACTTATACAGATCAAAAATCTTCCTTGTTCATTACAAAATGGAAAGATTGTCAAACCTTTGTAAGTAAAGTTAAATCACAAAGACCTCTTTTTATACTTGTAATTGCTTCTACTGAAACAGCATTAATTCCTGGAATATCCAGTGCTGGACAAAATGTAGAGCTTTTAAAATTAACTCCAGCACTAGATGCTGACTTTTTACTTTCTAAAAAAGAAGAATTTAAAAATCAATTACCAGTATCACCAAGTGGTATTCCTTCCCCAGTAATTATTTCAAAAGCAATGATTGATTTACTAGATTTGGATATTTCAGTAATTGATGTTGGTGCCTTTGTAAAACCTAAAGGTGAGCACATTAGTTTAAATATGGGTACTTCAAAATGCATAACTACTGGTAATGCTTTAGGACCTATAAAAACATCTTTCTTATTTCAAAAAGGTGAAAAACTTATTTCAAATTTTAATGCTTATCCTTATGTAGTAATTGGTGAATGTGTTCCAGGAGGGACAACCACTGCTTTAAGTGTATTGTGTGCATTAGGAATCAATGCTTTTGATTTAGTTAACAGTAGCTCACCTGAAGGAAATAATCTTTGGAAAAATCAAACAGTAAAAGATGCTCTACTTACAAATGCTAATTTATTTTCACGAGTAAATAAAAACCCACTTAAAGCAGTTGATTATTTTGGTGATCCAATGCAGGCTTTCGTTTGTGGTCTTATAAAAGGTGCACAAAAAGTAAATAAACCTATACTTCTTGCTGGAGGTTCTCAGATGCTTGCAGTATACTACTTAGCAAAGAAAGTTTTAGGTTATTCACCATATGATGTAGCAGTAGCAACAACTTCTTGGATTACAAATGATAAAAATGCTAAGACTAAAAAACTTGCTGAACTTGTTGATGCACCACTTACTTCATCAAATGTTCATTTTAAAGACTCAAAATGCCAAGGGCTTTATGCATATGAAAATGGTCATATTAAAGAAGGTGTTGGTGCAGGTGGATTAATGGTGGTTGCTGATTGGTATAAGAATTTAACACAAGAAGAAATTGTATCTAAAATAGAAAATGTTTATTGTAATTACTCAGCTGGCTCTGCGGAACTCTCGCTCCTTGAGCCAGCTTTCCATAGACCGCTCGGCTTGCCCAAGTAA
- a CDS encoding prohibitin family protein, giving the protein MPEIEVPDFFVPNPKQDPRLNDLVNWFKKFWGYLIFVLIMLLFLSGSIVKVDAGERAVVFNIFGGIEKRVLGEGIHIVLPPVQLATIYDVKQATYNFTSDEQGGQGQVVGREIHSLTSDGQKVDVELSVRAKPQPTELWKLHKTIGPDYASKVIFPKARSVLREVLSTYPVEDVYSVKRQEIQNEIQEQLTNDLARKYFIDVEEILIRNVRFSKEFQDAIDRKQQAFQEFLKMEYVLASERAKKDAKIFQAEGEAKAINLRVNALRANPDFIKYRRAQIFGRKAKLILSNE; this is encoded by the coding sequence ATGCCTGAAATTGAAGTCCCAGATTTTTTTGTACCAAACCCAAAACAAGATCCAAGACTAAATGATTTAGTTAATTGGTTTAAAAAGTTTTGGGGTTACTTAATCTTTGTATTAATAATGCTTTTATTTCTTTCTGGTTCAATTGTAAAAGTAGATGCTGGAGAAAGAGCAGTTGTATTTAATATCTTTGGTGGCATAGAAAAAAGAGTTCTTGGAGAAGGGATACACATTGTTTTGCCACCAGTCCAATTAGCAACAATTTATGATGTTAAACAAGCAACCTATAATTTTACTTCAGATGAACAAGGCGGGCAAGGACAAGTAGTTGGAAGAGAAATACATTCACTAACATCTGATGGACAAAAAGTTGATGTGGAACTTTCTGTAAGAGCTAAACCACAACCAACTGAGCTTTGGAAATTACATAAAACTATTGGGCCTGACTATGCTTCAAAAGTAATATTTCCTAAAGCAAGATCAGTATTAAGGGAAGTACTTTCAACTTATCCTGTTGAAGATGTTTACAGTGTAAAGAGGCAAGAAATACAAAACGAAATTCAAGAACAGCTTACAAATGATCTTGCAAGAAAATATTTTATTGATGTAGAAGAAATCTTAATTAGAAATGTAAGATTTTCAAAAGAATTTCAAGATGCAATAGATCGCAAACAACAAGCATTTCAGGAATTTTTAAAAATGGAATATGTTCTTGCTAGTGAAAGAGCCAAAAAAGATGCAAAAATCTTTCAAGCAGAAGGAGAAGCTAAAGCAATAAATCTAAGAGTTAATGCCTTAAGAGCAAATCCAGATTTTATAAAATACAGGAGAGCACAAATTTTTGGGAGGAAGGCAAAACTAATACTTAGCAATGAGTAA
- a CDS encoding pyridoxine 5'-phosphate synthase, whose protein sequence is MPKLCINIDHIATVREARKTIEPDPVLSAKLAIEGGADGITIHLREDRRHIKDRDVILLSQFINSHQGRINPAPTVLFTLEMAAADEMLEISSKIKPNLVTLVPEKRQELTTEGGLNVISQKKYLSDYLEKLHKNNLVVSIFINADKEQIKLAKDISADFVEIHTGPYAENPNEKELNLIKEAILFAQSIGLKTNAGHGLNYENIKPIARINGIEQLHIGHSIISKAVMIGIKEAVREMKILTQLGLPHVINAT, encoded by the coding sequence ATGCCAAAGCTTTGCATAAATATTGATCATATAGCAACTGTTCGTGAAGCAAGAAAAACAATTGAACCTGATCCTGTTTTAAGTGCAAAGCTTGCAATTGAAGGTGGTGCAGATGGAATAACTATTCATCTAAGAGAAGATAGAAGACATATAAAAGATCGGGATGTAATTCTACTAAGTCAATTTATTAATAGTCATCAGGGCAGGATAAATCCTGCCCCTACTGTACTCTTTACGCTGGAGATGGCGGCCGCCGATGAAATGCTTGAAATATCTTCAAAGATAAAGCCTAATTTAGTAACTCTGGTTCCTGAGAAAAGACAAGAACTTACAACTGAAGGTGGATTAAATGTTATTTCACAAAAAAAATATTTAAGTGATTACTTAGAAAAACTTCATAAGAATAACTTAGTAGTAAGCATTTTTATAAATGCTGATAAAGAACAAATTAAATTAGCAAAAGACATAAGTGCTGATTTTGTAGAAATTCATACAGGCCCATATGCAGAAAACCCAAATGAAAAAGAATTAAACCTTATAAAGGAAGCAATTTTGTTTGCTCAAAGCATTGGTCTTAAAACAAATGCAGGCCATGGTTTAAATTATGAAAACATAAAGCCTATTGCAAGGATAAATGGTATTGAACAACTTCATATTGGGCATTCAATTATAAGCAAAGCTGTAATGATTGGAATAAAAGAAGCTGTAAGAGAAATGAAAATTTTAACTCAATTAGGCTTACCCCACGTTATAAATGCTACTTAA
- the carA gene encoding glutamine-hydrolyzing carbamoyl-phosphate synthase small subunit has product MLRMTIKAILTLEDGTTYEGKNFGCSGTTLGEIVFNTSMTGYEEIITDPSYAGQIITFTYPEIGNYGTNNIDLEAKKSFAKGVVIRNLSPKESNWRADSTLDNFLKSQELVGISYVDTRAVTRRIRNVGAMRAGISTEILNPRELHKKVLESPQMLGRDLAKEVSTKENYRGPMPKTQPAWPIVALDFGIKRNILNRLSYFGLAPLVVPAWTTFDEIKAINPTGVFLSNGPGDPEPVKYAIETIRKVIDKLNIPIFGICLGHQLLAQAFGAKTYKLKFGHRGANQPVKNLLTGKVEITAQNHGFAVETETLPKELEVTHYNLNDNTNEGLRYKELPIFSVQYHPEASPGPHDSDYLFKEFVELIKRSNYGTNLDN; this is encoded by the coding sequence ATGTTAAGGATGACAATAAAAGCAATCTTAACACTGGAAGATGGAACAACTTACGAAGGTAAGAACTTTGGATGCTCCGGAACTACACTTGGCGAAATTGTTTTTAATACAAGCATGACTGGCTACGAAGAAATAATTACTGATCCAAGTTATGCAGGCCAAATTATTACTTTTACTTATCCTGAGATTGGAAACTACGGTACAAACAATATTGACTTAGAAGCAAAAAAAAGTTTTGCAAAAGGTGTAGTTATTAGAAACTTAAGTCCTAAAGAAAGTAATTGGCGTGCTGATTCTACACTTGACAACTTTTTAAAATCTCAAGAGCTAGTTGGAATTTCTTATGTTGATACAAGAGCAGTTACAAGAAGGATTAGAAATGTAGGTGCAATGAGAGCAGGAATTTCTACTGAAATTTTAAATCCAAGAGAACTACATAAAAAAGTTTTAGAATCCCCACAAATGCTAGGAAGAGATCTAGCTAAAGAAGTTTCTACAAAAGAAAACTACAGAGGACCTATGCCAAAAACCCAGCCAGCCTGGCCTATAGTAGCATTGGATTTTGGAATTAAAAGAAATATTTTAAACAGGCTAAGTTATTTTGGATTAGCACCACTTGTAGTTCCTGCCTGGACAACATTTGATGAAATAAAAGCAATAAATCCAACGGGAGTTTTTTTATCAAATGGACCAGGGGACCCTGAGCCTGTTAAATATGCAATAGAAACAATTAGAAAAGTAATTGATAAATTAAATATTCCAATATTTGGTATTTGTCTTGGACATCAATTATTAGCTCAAGCATTTGGTGCAAAAACTTATAAACTAAAATTTGGACATCGTGGTGCAAATCAGCCTGTAAAAAATTTACTTACAGGAAAAGTTGAAATCACTGCACAAAATCATGGTTTTGCAGTTGAAACAGAAACACTTCCAAAAGAATTAGAAGTTACCCACTACAATTTAAACGATAATACTAATGAAGGTTTGAGATATAAAGAGTTACCAATCTTTTCAGTTCAATACCATCCTGAAGCATCTCCTGGACCACATGATAGTGATTATTTGTTTAAGGAATTTGTAGAACTTATTAAAAGAAGTAATTATGGTACTAATCTTGATAATTGA
- a CDS encoding ATP phosphoribosyltransferase: MKKDSKELTIAIPKGFLHDGSYKYLSKLGINFTDKNFKDTNRELVFFDKQNNIKGLLVRPNDVSVYVEHGSADLGIVGLDLLQEQVPDVIKLRDLKFGRCKLVLAVKRDSQVKSVKDLPPNSKIATKFTKLANDFINKYGLSAEVIKLYGSVELAPIVGLSNAIIDLVATGKTLKANNLISIETILESTATLIANPVSFKIKKSEILKFEA, translated from the coding sequence ATGAAGAAAGACTCTAAAGAACTAACCATTGCAATTCCAAAAGGGTTTCTCCATGATGGAAGTTATAAATATCTTTCAAAACTCGGAATAAATTTTACAGATAAAAATTTTAAGGACACAAATAGAGAATTAGTATTTTTTGATAAACAAAATAATATTAAAGGACTTTTAGTAAGGCCTAATGATGTAAGTGTATATGTAGAACATGGAAGTGCAGATTTAGGAATAGTAGGTTTAGATTTGTTACAAGAACAAGTTCCTGATGTTATCAAGTTAAGAGACTTAAAATTTGGCAGGTGCAAACTTGTTCTTGCTGTCAAAAGAGACTCTCAAGTTAAAAGTGTAAAAGATTTGCCACCAAATTCTAAAATTGCTACTAAGTTTACAAAATTAGCAAATGATTTTATTAACAAATATGGTTTAAGTGCTGAAGTTATTAAGTTATATGGATCTGTAGAACTTGCACCAATAGTTGGTCTTAGCAATGCAATTATTGATTTAGTTGCTACTGGAAAAACACTTAAAGCAAATAATTTAATTTCAATAGAAACAATTTTAGAAAGCACTGCAACATTAATTGCAAATCCTGTATCTTTTAAGATTAAGAAGTCAGAAATATTAAAGTTTGAAGCATAG